One region of Sulfuricurvum sp. genomic DNA includes:
- a CDS encoding rhodanese-like domain-containing protein — protein sequence MFKMSALILSLLIASGSSWADAPSLSDETKAMLKEAKSQVEAIEPQKLKVLLADEKIILLDVRDPDEWEKSTIQYDRQVKISRGFLEIKYPKLILDKYTKDDTFVVYCAMEPRSVFAAQRLQQLGFKHVSYLQGGLKNFNP from the coding sequence TACTCATTGCATCAGGATCAAGCTGGGCAGATGCACCGTCATTATCCGATGAGACGAAAGCAATGCTAAAAGAAGCGAAAAGCCAAGTAGAAGCTATCGAACCGCAAAAACTGAAGGTATTATTGGCAGATGAAAAAATCATCTTGCTGGATGTAAGAGACCCTGATGAATGGGAAAAAAGTACGATTCAATACGATCGTCAAGTAAAAATTTCACGTGGATTTCTTGAAATCAAATATCCAAAACTTATCCTGGATAAATATACTAAAGACGATACCTTTGTTGTTTATTGCGCAATGGAGCCACGGTCGGTATTCGCGGCTCAACGTTTACAACAATTGGGATTTAAACATGTTTCCTATCTTCAAGGCGGTTTGAAAAATTTCAATCCTTGA